Within Thermoplasmata archaeon, the genomic segment GAACTCATATTCGATATAGTCCCCTACGACCACATCCTCCCTCACGCTGTAACCCTCTTCCGACGTCAGGAATGAGAACAGCATCACCAGGACGACCGCAGCCGCGGCAGCCCCGAAGATGAACGCGTTCTTGCTCATGGCCAGAGTATCGCCTATCGACTTTATAATGATGGTCAAATCGGGTGAACTTGACTCCCGCCGTCAGGATGATACTGTACTCACAGAGCCTTTTCTTACAAGGGTTCAAAACAACCGAGGCGTCGACCTCCTTTGACCGACCATCAGCCGCTTTATTGATATTATATCTATACACAGAATCGGGAAAAATGTATTTTTCTACATTTTTCCTCATGTAAAAATGTATTTTATTGCATTTTTCCCAAATTCAGAATCGTCGGAATAATCACGATCAGTTCAATCATATCACAGAAATAAGATGGCACCAGACTATTGAGAACTGTCAATTTTCGCCCGGATCCGACGGTGTTCATGAGCGTAAACACGTTCTGTATCATCGCTCTGCCCTGCCCCGGTGCCTGATCCCCGAGACAGCCTAGGACGCAATTCCTGTACATGCCCGTGCTCATAAAGGATCCTTAACCCACTCGTCGTAATCGACGATCCTTATCCCTTCGGCTTCATCCATCATGGTCTTACCCTTGCATAGCAGGAACTTCGGATAATTGTCGTCTATCGCCCTCAGCGGCGCCAGCTCTCTCCTGAAGGTATCAGCGGAAAATGCATCGGAGCACACTTGGTAGTAGGCCTTGTACTTAGGCGTCCACACCACGAAATCGACCTCTTTGCCATTCACATCGTAGGTGGCCACGTCCCCATACTTCTTCTTCAGCTCAATGAACACTATGTTCTCCATGATACCGTCGATATCGTCTGGGCGGACGGGCACCGTCCTGTTCCTGATTCCGATATCTGTACAGTAGAACTTGTCCGTCGTGCGAAGATATTCCTTGGTCTTCGAATCCATCCTCTTGGAACGGTAGAACAACAAGGCGGATTCCAGCATCGATATGTATCCGTCAACGGTCTCCGGATTGGTGGGCGATGAGGTGCTTGTAAGATACCCTGCTGCCGATCTGACCGACACCCTGTCTCCGATGCTGCGCATCATGTAACGATTCAGGTTCACGATCTTGGCAGGGTTCCTGATCTCATTGCGCTGTATTACATCCTTGACGAAAACGGTATCGAATGTTCCTGAAAGCATCATGTCTATCAGGTCCGTGTCATCCTCGTCCATCAGCGCCACGGCCGGAAGAGAACCTGAATCCTGGAAACGCCTGACCAGTGCATCCTCATCCGATTGGTCGCCACGGCTCCTCCTGAACTCCACGAACTCCCTGAAGGTCAGAGGATACACCTGTATCTCGATGTATCTTCCTGAGAGTTTGGTCGCCAGTTGCGATGACAGCATATTCGCGTTGGAACCGGTTATGAAAACATTGGCGCCGGAATCATAGAACGATTCCACAGCACGCTCCCATCCTTCGATGTCCTGCATCTCATCGAGAAGGATGAATGCCCCCTCACCGACCTGTACCTTCGATTTGACATCGTCAATGAGTCCGCGTAAATCGGGCCTCTCATCATCCAACTCCTCATCAAACTTGCGGTAATAGATCCTGTCAGCAGACGTCCCCGATTCCACCAGATCCTTCATCAGAAGCTTCAGGAGTTTGGATTTACCTGTACGCCTCATGCCCACTATAACCTTGATAGTCGGCGATTGCACAGACCTCATCAGAAGGGATTGGTATACAGGACGGGGTACCAAGCATTCTTCCATATTGATATGTTATATAATATCACTATATAAATTGATTTTTGATTTGATATGTTATAGAATATCAAATTTACTTTTATGAAATTCAGGAAGAGAATCGTGTTTCCTACATTGTTCCCACGAAGTAACGACAGTCACTCGGCTCTCACATTATTGGTCAGGACACCGACATTCTGAATCCTGGCACATACAATATCCCCGGGTCTTATCTCCGACACTCCCTCGGGCGTACCGGTGATCAGGATGTCCCCTTCGTACATGGTGATGTACCTCGACACATACGAGACCAACCAAGGCAGGGTGAAGATCATGTTCGCGGTGTTCCCCTTCTGTCTGACCTCTCCGTTGACGGTGAGCTCGAGCTCAAGGTTCTGCAGATCCCCCGCGTCCTTCACAGGAACAGGCTCCGACATCGGCCCGAACGTGTCCATACCCTTGGCAAGATCCCATGTGTTCCCCTCATCGCGGGCCTTCCACTGCATATCTCTGGCGGAGACGTCGTTGAACACCGCCACGTGGGAGATGTACGACATCGCATCCTCCTCGGGAACATGCTTGCATTCCTTCCCGTAGATCAGCGCAAGCTCGACCTCGTGCTGCACGTTGGTGACCCCTTTCGGGATGACGATGTCATCGCCGTTACCGATCAGGCAGCTGACGGGCTTGAAGAAAATGGTGGGCTCCTCGGGGAGCTTCGATTTCAGCTCCTTGATGTGGGATCTGTAGTTCCATCCCACGCAGACGATCTTGGTGGGCCTCATATGAACCCGCCCTTGACAGTGAACTCGGGTTTCTTCTCCTTCTCGGACACGTCCTTCAGCTTGACGGTCTTGCCGTAGAACCCCTGACAGATGACGTAGACCTCGGAAGATGTGGGCCTTGAAGCATCCGGAGAATGGACCTTCACCGATTGGAACCTCTTCTCCAATTCGGATTTCAGGGAATCGAACATATCTCCCATGAAGACCTTCATTACCAGTTTACCTTCCTTCTTCAGGATGCGGTCGCAGACGTTCACGGCGAACATGCACAGATTGATCGACCTCGCATGGTCGGTGGAGTAATGGCCCGCGATGTTCGGGGCCATGTCCGACAGGATGACATCGGCCTTCCCGTTGAACCTCTCGAGGAGCTCCCTCATGGTGGAATCCTCGGTGATGTCGCCGATGATGAACTCCACCCCGTCCAAAGGTTTGATGTACCTTAGATCGACGCCGATGACATGCCCGTTCGGCCAGGTCCTCTCCTTGGCGACCTGACACCATCCGCCGGGACATGCTCCCAGGTCCACGACGGAATCCCCCTCCTTGAATATGCCGAACCTCTCATCTATCTGAATGAGCTTGAAGGATGCCCTGGAACGATAGTTGAGCTTCTTGGCGAGCTTGTAATAATGCTCGTTCCTTCTTTCAGCGACCCAACGGTCGTGGAGATCGGCCATGAATCTGATTAGGAGATTCTCCTATTAATGGGGTTTGCAGTCTGACTTGAAGTCATATAAGAACATCAAAGACCGTGCTTCATCCTTAGAAATAACCGACTGTGCCGCTCTCTGGTCAAAACTGATTCAAAGACTTCACGCAAAATGATGCACATTGATACGTAAAACCAACGAATCGACCGCTGTATTAAATATCAATAGTAAAAATGAAGACAATAGGTGAACAAATGGCCACCGAAAGCTTCCTTGAAGATATGGTCCTCGACACCGAGGAGAAATGCGAGAATATGCTGAAGGCTATTGAGCATTATGATCAACGGGGAGGCATAAAGATCACCGATGACTGCGATATTCCGATTTTAACAGCTGAAGAAGCTAGAGCTTCTTTCAAAAATATGGGATACAATGTCGGAGATGATTGATTCTAAAATCAAGACAATTCAATTGTTGGACGCGTTGAAAACGCTTGAACAATCTCAACTACAGGCCTTCCTACACACGTTTGAATGCAAATAGAGTCCGGATTTAGAGCGTTTTCTATTCGAACGCTCTATTGAATTTGAGAAAAGAGACCTTTCGAGAACGTATATCGTATACGATGAATCTAAAGGTGTCATTCTTGGATTCTATTCAATTGGATTAAAAAGTCTACAATTGAGTGAAAATACATCTGTATCTAAAAACCTGCAAAAGAGAATGAATATGGATCCAGACTCTAGAATACTGCAGACACACTTACTTGGGCAGCTATGCAGATCAGAATCGTCAGCCCCAGGTTTTGGAGAATCCATGATGAATAGTGCCCTGAAGGTATTCAGAAACGTGAAAAAAGAAGTAGGATGTAAATTGATTCGTGTAGACTGCGACCCCATAATGACGGGCTACTATGAAAAACATGGATTCAAATCAATAGCATTCAATAAAGAAAAAAAACCAGCTACAAATGATTGCTTTTATCTAAACAAATTAAGCGGTCCTGAAGAACCAGAACCGCTCCCTTAATTAATCTAAAAACCAACGAACCGACCGCTATATTAAATATCAACAGTAAAAATGAAGACAATAGGTGACAAAAAATGGCAACCGAGAGTTTCTTCATGGACCTAGATCTAAGCACCGAGGAGGCAGTATCTAACTTCGAGAGAGCAATAGAGATCCTTGAAAAACGGGGGCCGATTAAAATCCCGAGACATCCAGAGTTTTGCATTCTTGAAGGAGAGTAGCTAAAGGAAAGCTTTAGGAAAGCGGGATATCATATCAAAAATGAATAATTTTAAAAGATTTTTGTTTTATTTGCACAATTACTGACCAAATATAGATTCGCTTTATATACATTGGATGAATAGTCTCATTGCCTTAAGCATATCTGACTCGTAAGAGAAAGTGTGTTGCGCCGCGTATGTGACGCATAGGTCGTGCCGCATGGCACGAAAGCCGGTGTTAATAGCGCCGGACGGCATGGGTAAGTATAAGCGCCCGCAAGGGTGGAACGGGTTAATTCACGTTCGCGCCGGTGTAATAGCCGACACGTCATACAGAACCGTGCCAGCACGCGGTTTACCAAGTAAAACACAGGTTAAAGCCCGTGAGGAGAGCTCAGCTCCCCCCGCGTGCACCATATTCTCGCATATTCTGATCTGAGTTCCTTCAACACTGAGCCTCACACAAATTATATTCGAACATCTGATTCTTGAATCGAGCGAAATGGCGAATATCATCATTCTCAACGGTTCCCCGAGGAAGAACGGGAACACATCATCACTGGTCAAATCCTTCACGGACGGGGCCAAGGCATCAGGAAACACTGTGAAAGAATTCTATCTTCAGACCATGACGATCCGCGGATGCATGGCCTGTATGGGCTGCTCACGCAATGCGGATCCCTGCGCCCAGAAGGACGAGATGAAGCAGATCTACGACGCATTCATGACATGCGATGTGGTCGTCCTGTCATCACCCGTATACTTCCTGGGCATCTCCGGAGTCCTCAAGACCGCTGTGGACCGCATGATAGCGGTCTTCGCCAAATACGGATACGAGGCATGTCAGAGGGACTGCGCCCTGCTGATGACATCCGACGACCCCCAGTACAATGAGTCGGTGACATGGTACCGCAACTACGTCGACAGCGTGGGATGGAACAGCCTCGGAGAGGTCCTTGGCTCGGGCTCCGCACAGGCGGCATACGACCTTGGGGCATCCATAAACTGATAGCGGGAAGGGATATAAGTGCAATTTCTGTTCCTCGACATGTATGAGACGACTGCATTAGGGGCTGTCGTTCTTATCGTCGGGGTATGGATGGTGAAGCGCTCGGAACTCCTCAGGCGTTTCTGCATACCCGCCGCAGTCGTCGGAGGTCTAGCGTTCTCCTTGATATTGCTGGTCCTTCACGTCGGGGACGTAGCGGAGATCACGTTCGATGAGACGATAAAAGAGATCTGCATGAGGGCATTCTTCTGTTCGATAGGATTCCTTGCATCCTTCTCGATGCTCAAGTCGGGAGGTAAGATGCTGATGATCCTGATCGCCCTCGTGGCCGTGATCATCCTGATGCAGGATACCTTGGGACCGCTCTGTGCCAGCCTGTTCGGTATGGATCCGAAGTACGGGCTTGCGCTCGGTTCCATCTCCCTGTTCGGAGGACACGGAACGGCGGCCGCTTACGGGCAGGTCCTCGTGAACGATTACCATCTTGAAGGTGCGGATGTGGTCGCGATCGCCTCCGCTACATTCGGTCTCGCCATCGCCGGGATCATAGGCGGTCCGATCGCAAAGAAAAGGATTAGGAACCATTCCCTCACCCCTGTCGGAGAGAGCTTCATAGTGAGCGAATCCAACAGGGAGATGTCCGCTCACGGATTCCTCATAGGGATGATACTGATAGTATTGTGTTTGGGATTGGGCACCCTGGTCAACGACCTGTTCTTCAACCTCGGCATATCCCTGCCCACATACTTGGGTGCGCTGATCGTGGCCGTCATCGTCAGGAATGCAGCGGATGCCTTGGGTTATGAGCTCCCGGTAAGGGAGATAGAGACCACGGGATGGGTCTGCCTCAGCCTGTTCCTCGCCATAGCGCTGATGATGATCAAACTCTGGCAGCTGGCGGACCTCGCCGCGGTGATGGTGATTACATTGATCATACAGGGAGTGGCCCTCGCCCTGTTCGTCTATTATATCGTCTTCAGAGCGACCGGAAAGAATTACGAATCGGCGGCTCTTACTGCGGGATTCATGGGATTCGGTATGGGTGCGATCCCCAACGCTGTGGCCAATATCGAAGCTATAACGAAGGAATTCGGACCTGCACCCATGGCCTATTTCCTGATACCTTTGGTTGGGGGCGTTTTCACCGACCTGGTAAACGTGACGATACTGACCGTCATGCTGAACATTCTCTGACACCGGGCAGTTCGAAGCCCAGCGCCAGGTATTCTTCCCTTGAGAACCTGTGGTATGTCACCTGCCCCAGCTCCTCAGAGAGACAATAGACATCATCATCTAATTCTTCGGGGAAGAGGAGTATCCAATCGAAATCGATGTACCCCGACTTCGATATGAGCGACTCCGGATACCTCTCCTTGATGAACCCCTTGACCTTCTCGATATCCATACCGCCCTTGGTGGCCGACACGACATCGACCATCGTCCTCTTCATCGGCAGTCTCGAGATACGGACGCAGTCCTTCTCGTTGACAGTTACCCTCAGGCGCTGAGGGAGCCTCTCCAGGACCATGTCGGGGAAATCCTTTTCAGAAGCTCTGCGGAACTCCTCCTCGATGGGGGAATCCCCCTCGAAGGGATAGTAAAGCGACACGCTCCCGTAGGAATCCCCAATCTTCAGATACATCTCCTGAACAGTCGTCACGGCCCTGGAGAAAAGCTCCTCCCCGTTCATAACGGACACTCGTCGTTGATATCCGCCTTCGGAGGCTTCAGCCCCTCGATGATGGTACCGCTCTTCTGACAGTAATCCCAAAGTGCGGCATGGATCGCCTCCTCCGCAAGGAGGGAGCAGTGTATCTTCACGACCGGTAGACCGTCCAATGCCTGCATGACGGCCTTGTTGGTGATTTCCATAGCCTCCTGCACGGATTTCCCTTTGACCATCTCGGTGGCCATGCTGCTGCTCGCGACGGCCGCTCCGCAGCCGAATGTCTTGAACTTGCAGTCCCTGATAATCCCGTTCTCGTCGATGTCGAGGAATATCCTCATGATGTCCCCGCACTTCGCGTTCCCGACAGTTCCCACTCCAGACGCGTTCTCGATCTCCCCCACATTCCTGGGGTTGGTGAAATGGTCGATGACCTTATCGCTGTATTCTCCGTCGTACATGATCATACCTTCTGTTTCTTGATGAAATCGTCATAGAGCGGGGAGAGCGACCTCATTGTCTCCACCGTCTGTTTGAGGGAATCCGCTGCATAATCGATCTGCTCCATCGTCGTTCCCTCCGGGATCGATACCCTGATGGAACCGTGGGCGATCTCATGGGGGAGTCCGATCCCCAAAAGGACATGGGAAGGGTCCAACGAACCAGACGCACATGCGGAACCGGTCGAGATGTACACTCCCTTCATGCCGAGGCTCATCAGCATCGACTCTCCCTCGATGAACTCGAAGCTGAAATCCGCGTTGCTCGGGAGCCTCTTGTCCCTTGATCCGTTCAGCCTAGAGTACGGGATCTCCTTCAGAACGCGGTCGATGAGATGGTCGCGGAGCTCTGAGAGCTTTGTGATGGTGTCGGGCATCTCCCTACATGAGATCTCGGCAGCGACACCCATCCCGACGACTCCGGGGACGTTGGTGGTACCGGCCCTGCGGCCCTCCTCCTGCTCCCCTCCGTGCATGAAGGAGGGAAGCCTAATCCCTTTCTTGATATAGAGGAAACCTACCCCCTTCGGGCCACCGAACTTGTGACCGCTGGCACTGAGCATATCGATGTTCATCTTACCGACATCCAAGGGTATGTGTCCGAAGGCCTGTACGGCATCGGTATGGAACAGGATACCCTTCTCGTGGGCGAGCTTTCCTATGGCGGCGATAGGCTGTATGGAACCGATCTCGTTGTTGGCGGTCATCACGGATATGAGGACGGTATCAGGCCTGATGGCCTTCTCCAGCTCATCCATCCTGATGATACCTTCTGAATCCACTCCGACCCTGGTGACCTCGAATCCCCTCTTCTCGAGGTAGACCGCGGTCTCCAGTATCGCGTGGTGCTCGATGGTGGAGATGATCAGATGCTTCCCTTTCTTCTCCAGCATCTCCATCGTCCCTATCAGGGCCCAGTTGTCCGATTCCGTTCCGCCGGACGTGAAGAATATCTCCGACGGTTCGGCACC encodes:
- a CDS encoding RlmE family RNA methyltransferase: MADLHDRWVAERRNEHYYKLAKKLNYRSRASFKLIQIDERFGIFKEGDSVVDLGACPGGWCQVAKERTWPNGHVIGVDLRYIKPLDGVEFIIGDITEDSTMRELLERFNGKADVILSDMAPNIAGHYSTDHARSINLCMFAVNVCDRILKKEGKLVMKVFMGDMFDSLKSELEKRFQSVKVHSPDASRPTSSEVYVICQGFYGKTVKLKDVSEKEKKPEFTVKGGFI
- a CDS encoding ATP-binding protein, producing MEECLVPRPVYQSLLMRSVQSPTIKVIVGMRRTGKSKLLKLLMKDLVESGTSADRIYYRKFDEELDDERPDLRGLIDDVKSKVQVGEGAFILLDEMQDIEGWERAVESFYDSGANVFITGSNANMLSSQLATKLSGRYIEIQVYPLTFREFVEFRRSRGDQSDEDALVRRFQDSGSLPAVALMDEDDTDLIDMMLSGTFDTVFVKDVIQRNEIRNPAKIVNLNRYMMRSIGDRVSVRSAAGYLTSTSSPTNPETVDGYISMLESALLFYRSKRMDSKTKEYLRTTDKFYCTDIGIRNRTVPVRPDDIDGIMENIVFIELKKKYGDVATYDVNGKEVDFVVWTPKYKAYYQVCSDAFSADTFRRELAPLRAIDDNYPKFLLCKGKTMMDEAEGIRIVDYDEWVKDPL
- the nifU gene encoding Fe-S cluster assembly scaffold protein NifU — its product is MYDGEYSDKVIDHFTNPRNVGEIENASGVGTVGNAKCGDIMRIFLDIDENGIIRDCKFKTFGCGAAVASSSMATEMVKGKSVQEAMEITNKAVMQALDGLPVVKIHCSLLAEEAIHAALWDYCQKSGTIIEGLKPPKADINDECPL
- a CDS encoding flavodoxin family protein, which produces MANIIILNGSPRKNGNTSSLVKSFTDGAKASGNTVKEFYLQTMTIRGCMACMGCSRNADPCAQKDEMKQIYDAFMTCDVVVLSSPVYFLGISGVLKTAVDRMIAVFAKYGYEACQRDCALLMTSDDPQYNESVTWYRNYVDSVGWNSLGEVLGSGSAQAAYDLGASIN
- a CDS encoding fumarylacetoacetate hydrolase family protein — its product is MRPTKIVCVGWNYRSHIKELKSKLPEEPTIFFKPVSCLIGNGDDIVIPKGVTNVQHEVELALIYGKECKHVPEEDAMSYISHVAVFNDVSARDMQWKARDEGNTWDLAKGMDTFGPMSEPVPVKDAGDLQNLELELTVNGEVRQKGNTANMIFTLPWLVSYVSRYITMYEGDILITGTPEGVSEIRPGDIVCARIQNVGVLTNNVRAE
- the gltS gene encoding sodium/glutamate symporter, whose amino-acid sequence is MQFLFLDMYETTALGAVVLIVGVWMVKRSELLRRFCIPAAVVGGLAFSLILLVLHVGDVAEITFDETIKEICMRAFFCSIGFLASFSMLKSGGKMLMILIALVAVIILMQDTLGPLCASLFGMDPKYGLALGSISLFGGHGTAAAYGQVLVNDYHLEGADVVAIASATFGLAIAGIIGGPIAKKRIRNHSLTPVGESFIVSESNREMSAHGFLIGMILIVLCLGLGTLVNDLFFNLGISLPTYLGALIVAVIVRNAADALGYELPVREIETTGWVCLSLFLAIALMMIKLWQLADLAAVMVITLIIQGVALALFVYYIVFRATGKNYESAALTAGFMGFGMGAIPNAVANIEAITKEFGPAPMAYFLIPLVGGVFTDLVNVTILTVMLNIL
- the nifS gene encoding cysteine desulfurase NifS, whose protein sequence is MQSVYLDNAATARMRKEALDAMMPYFMEEYANPSSIHAMSRNPRAAVKKAREQIASCIGAEPSEIFFTSGGTESDNWALIGTMEMLEKKGKHLIISTIEHHAILETAVYLEKRGFEVTRVGVDSEGIIRMDELEKAIRPDTVLISVMTANNEIGSIQPIAAIGKLAHEKGILFHTDAVQAFGHIPLDVGKMNIDMLSASGHKFGGPKGVGFLYIKKGIRLPSFMHGGEQEEGRRAGTTNVPGVVGMGVAAEISCREMPDTITKLSELRDHLIDRVLKEIPYSRLNGSRDKRLPSNADFSFEFIEGESMLMSLGMKGVYISTGSACASGSLDPSHVLLGIGLPHEIAHGSIRVSIPEGTTMEQIDYAADSLKQTVETMRSLSPLYDDFIKKQKV